A window of Apium graveolens cultivar Ventura chromosome 8, ASM990537v1, whole genome shotgun sequence contains these coding sequences:
- the LOC141680265 gene encoding uncharacterized protein LOC141680265, translated as MDDDMSHQIMVCESARNMWETIEFLMEGTKDVRQNRPDILTSQYEALKSLPGESITQVFERLNKLLNDLSINGKTYSQREVNKKLTLFLLHHLENKASSFRERVDFETMTLEKLYASGIKELDITTEKPKSKAETLFEAEMDDGSLSGNPSDYYTIEELQGMEYPTMANLVGMFNNIRFRRKQGFRGSGSSNRGQRSSSSSGSSNKIRMVDKSKFRCYNCDEIGHFATECRKSQQARDKGKAYQKKDSGSSRKYPVKSYIAEGKSWDDTDDEEGQYGKLALMAESSS; from the exons atggatgatgatatgaGTCACCAAATTATGGTATGTGAGAGTGCCAGGAACATGTGGGAAACCATAGAATTTCTTATGGAAGGAACTAAAGATGTCAGGCAGAATCGACCGGATATCTTGACTTCACAATATGAGGCTCTTAAGTCCTTGCCTGGAGAAAGTATCACTCAAGTCTTTGAAAGACTGAACAAGTTGTTAAATGACTTAAGTATTAATGGCAAGACTTATTCTCAAAGAGAAGTCAACAAAAAGTTAACGCTATTCCTACTTCACCACTTGGAGAATAAGGCTTCATCTTTTCGTGAACGAGTTGATTTTGAGACcatgacacttgagaagttgTATG CCAGTGGAATCAAAGAGCTTGACATTACTACTGAAAAGCCTAAATCTAAAGCTGAAACGCTCTTTGAAGCGGAGATGGATGATGGAAGCCTCTCTGGTAATCCTAGTGACTACTATACCATTGAGGAGCTGCAAGGTATGGAATATCCTACTATGGCCAACTTAGTTGGGATGTTCAATAACATCAGGTTTAGAAGGAAGCAAGGATTTAGGGGTTCTGGAAGCAGCAACCGTGGTCAGAGGTCAAGTTCATCTTCTGGATCAAGTAATAAGATAAGGATGGTAGACAAAAGCAAGTTCagatgctacaattgtgatgagaTTGGGCACTTTGCCACTGAATGTAGGAAATCCCAACAAGCAAGGGATAAGGGCAAAGCTTATCAGAAGAAGGACTCAGGTAGCTCAAGGAAATATCCAGTGAAATCTTATATAGCTGAGGGGAAGagctgggatgacactgatgatgaagaaggACAATATGGAAAACTTGCATTAATGGCAGAATCTTCATCTTAG